The sequence ACACTTTGAGGTGCTGGATATTGCAGGCTATAACTACATGATATTCAAGCATGCTACTGACCATAAGCGCGACCCCAAGCGCGTGATGTGGCAGACTGAGAGCTATCCACGTGGGGCTTTCCGCAACTGGGCTACCGTGCATGATTATCCTTATGTGATTGGTGATATGGTATGGACAGGTCTCGACTATCTGGGAGAGTCGGGCATCGGTCGCTACTACTATGAGGGTGAGCGCCCAGGCGAGAGCTATGCCGAAGGCGGACAACCCGATTGGCACGGCGCCTGCTGCGGTGATGTGGATATGACCGGCTGGCGTCGCCCCATCAGCCATTACCGCAGTATGCTGTGGAATGATAATGCACCACTCTACATGGCAGTGAAGGAGCCCAATGGCTATCATGGTAAGATATATGAAACCTCTTGGAGCGTATGGCCCACATGGGAGAGCTGGAACTGGGCTGGCTGGGAAGGTAAGCCCATCGATGTAGAGGTATATACCAAGGCGCCCGAGGTGAAACTCTATCTGAACGACCAACTGGTGGGCACGAAGAAGGTGAGCCGCGATACAGAGTTTAAGGCTGTGTTTACGTTGCCTTACGAGGCTGGCACCTTGCGGGCTGAGGCTGGTGATGAGACTGTTACGCTGGCCACTGCCGGTGAGCCTGCCCGTCTGCGCCTGACAGCCGACCGCACCAAGTTGACTGCCGACGGGCAGTCGCTGGCCTATATCACCGTCGAGGTGGTGGATAAAGAGGGTAGGGTATGTCCTGATGCTGCTGTCCCCTGCGAGGCTATTGTAAAGGGCCAGGCCACGCTGATGGCTTTTGCCTCTGCCGACCTGAAGGACCGCGAAATAAAGACATCGCCACGCGCCACTACTTTTAAAGGTCGTGCCATCATCGTGGTACGTAGCACCCATAAGAAAGGTAAGGTGCAGGTGAGTGTGAAGAGTAGTCTGCCTGTAGCTACTACTAGCATCAATTAGAATGAAAAGAATTTTTTTCGCATTGATGTTGGCGCTGGCTGTTGATGGTCAGGCGCAGACATCTCGTGATTGGGAGAACCCTGCTGTTCTTGGTATCAATAAATTGCCTTATCATGCTACTTTGCAGTTACCTTCTAGGTGGCATGAGTGCAAGGAGATTGTGAGTCTGGATGGTGAGTGGTTCTTCCATTGGAGCCGCAAACCAGAGGAGAGACCGGTTGACTTTTATGCGGAGCATTTCGATGTGAGCGCATGGGATAAAATCAAGGTGCCTGGCAACTGGCAGACCCAGGGCTTTGGCACACCTATCTATACTAATATAGACTATCCTTTTAAGCGTGATCGGCCCAGTGTGACAAGTGAGCCGCCACGTGACTGGACGGCCTATGAGAACCGCAATCCTGTAGGCTCCTACGTTACCTATATCAACGTCACTAAAGCAATGCTATCACAGAATCTTATTCTGCATTTCGGTGGTGTCCATTCGGCGATGTATGTTTGGTTGAATGGAAAGCAGGTGGGCTATAGTCAGAATTCCATGTCGCCGGCCGAGTTTGATGTGACGCGGTATCTGCATGAAGGTGAGAACAAACTGGCTGTCGAGGTTTATCGTTGGTGCGATGGCAGTTATCTGGAAGATCAGGATATGTGGCGCCTTTCTGGCATCTTCCGTGAGGTGCAGTTGTGGGTGCGCCCCTTGGTGCATATTGCCGACTACCATGTAACGGCTGTTCCTAACCGACATTTTTCTCAAGCCAGTGTGACTGCTGATATTGCCGTTTGTAATAGCGGTCGCTCAGTGGCTAAAAATATGAAGGCTGTGCTGAAGTTGGATGGACATACCATCGATGGGGCTCTGAAAACGCTGGGGGCAGGCGATACCATGCATGTTAAGCTTTCGCACCTGATAGATCATCCCCGTTTGTGGTCGGCTGAGAAGCCTCATCTCTATCCGTTTAGCGTTGAACTCGTAGATAAGAAGGGTAACGTGGTTGAGCATTTTGATTATCATCTGGGAGTGAAACGGGTAGAAACCGTTGGAGAGGTTTTCAAAATCAACGGCAAGAATGTAAAGTTGCGCGGCGTGAATCGTCATGACCATCATCCTATCACAGGTCGCTATGTAGATGATACTACCTATGAGACGGACATTCGACTGATGAAGCAGGCCAATATTAATTTTCTGCGTACGTCGCACTATCCTGATCGCGAATATCTTTATGAACTCTGCGATAGATGGGGGCTCTATGTGATGGACGAGGCTAATCAGGAGAGTCATGGCTATGGCTATGCCAACGAAGAGATGGGGCATGATGAGGCTTGGAAGCAGGCACATGTGGATCGCGCAGAATCGTTGGTGAAACGTGACTTCAATCATCCATGCGTCATCCTTTGGAGTCTTGGAAATGAGGGTGGGGTAGGTCCTAATATTCAGGCAATGTATGACAAGGTGTGCGAGTTTGACTCTACACGCCTGCCTTTCTACGATTGTCATCCACGCTACTCCGCTCTGCACGACTTTGGTTATCCTGCACCCGACGAACTGCGCAGTGAGGCTATCAAAGAAACTGAGAAACCGCTGATAGCACGCGAATATGCCCACGCCATGGGTAACTCCGTGGGTAACCTGCAGGAGTACTGGGATGTGATATATGCCGACTCAAGTATCTGTGGCGCTGCCATTTGGGATTGGGTGGACCAGGGACTCGTTAAGAAAGATGGGGATAAGAAGTTCTGGGCTTATGGAGGCGACTTTGGTGATAAACCAAACTTAGATGCCTTCTGTATCAATGGTTTGCTGGCACCCGACCGTACGCCACATCCACATTACTATGAGGTACAACATGTGTATCAACCTTTGCAGTTTGTGTTACAAGGGGATAGCATTCATATTATCAATCGTGACAGTTTTACTGATGTGAGTGAGTACGACATCACGTGTGATACTATCGTGATTGATGGTGAACGACTGTTGAATGTGGCTGCGCATTTGCGTCAGGATATGCCTTGGGCTCAGAAAGGATTTGTGGTAGCCAGTGAGCAGTTTGTACTTTCGCCTTATGTGTTCCCGAAACCAGTAGTGACTCCTTCTGATTCTCTTGTTGCAGGTAATGGCATTACCATCCGTGGTAACGCACTCACGTCATGGATGATAGATGGGCGCGAAGTACTGCAAGCCCCCCTCGAACCATATTTCTGGAAACCAGAAAATGACAATCAGCATGCCGCTGGTTTTGCGGGGCGTGTAGCTATGTGGAAAGAGGTAAAAGATGTGAAGGTGCGTTACACCGTGCTTAATGAGCGTAGCATTCTTGTTGATGTTGACTATCAGCCCACAGAAACAAATCGCCCAATTATACCAAAGTTGGGCATGCGTATGCGTTTGGCAGCTGATATGACAAATATAGCGTATTATGGTCGTGGACCCTGGGAAAACTATCCTGATCGCAAACGGAGTGCTTTCCTCGGTCTTTATCAGATGCCATTGTCACAATTCGAAACTGAATACATACGTCCTCAAGACAATGGATGCCGTACTGATGTGCGTTGGTTCAGTATATCTAATGGTTCTAACACATTGCGTATTGATGGATTACAACCACTCTGCATTCGTGCCTGGGATTATGGTGAGGAAAACCTTGAGGCGGCTCGTCATCCGTATGAAATTCAGCGTGGGCAGTTTGTAAATCTCAATATCGATTTGAATATTCATGGTGTTGGTGGCATCGACACCTGGGGGCGCCGCACACTGCCCCAATACACCATTGATGGTAACAAACCATATCACTATGCGTTCATTCTAACTTGTATTTAGTTTGTTGGTGCATAAAAAAGCCGCTCGAGAGTCATCAACGACTCGAGGGCGGCACCAACAATCTATGAATAACTAAAAACCTTTTTCTGAGAAAAAACGGAGTGTCACCACTGCGTCTTTGTTATCCTTACTAACAAATCTTTTCTAACACCTTAGAAATACCTATCTCCAATTTAACTAATAAACCTAAAACCAAATTCTAACTAACTATTAACTCTAAATAAAAACCTAAATCAATCTATATTACCTAACTAATACCTCTGTATCTTTTTGACGATGCAAAGGTACGGCGATTTTCGTTACCATGCAATAAAAATGATATACTTTTTGCAATAAAATGCATTTCTTTTGATATACATCAAGCTATTGTGTGCGAACACAGTTAAATTGTGTGCGAAAACAGTTCTTTCGGTAAAAATAAAAATGGGGAAAATCATGAGAGTATTGTGGATTTTTTGTATATTTGCACGATTTTATAAAATTTCTCACTTAGATGAATCAGATAGAAGAAAAAGAGGGCATCTTTGATGCCAGAGAACTGGGCATGCCAAAATACATTATTTTGGGTGTCCAACATTTGTTTGCGATGTTTGGTGCCACTGTGCTGGTACCTGTGTTAACCGGTTTGTCAGTGTCGTCGACCTTGCTGTTTGCGGGTATCGGCACATTGGTGTTCCATGCTATCAGCAAGTTTAAGGTGCCTGCTTTCCTTGGCTCATCGTTTGCCTTCCTGGGCGGCTATCTGTCGGTGAAGGCACTGGGCGTAGAGCAGGGAATGAGCGAGACGCTGGCTTTGGATTATGCCTGTATCGGCGTGCTCTTTGCCGGTTTGTGCTATTTCGTGATGGCCGGACTCATCAAGTCGTTTGGCATCGAGAGAGTGTTGCATTTCTTCCCACCTTTGGTTACTGGTCCTATGATTATTGCTATTGGCTTGGTGCTCTCGGGTAGCGCTATTCAGAACTGTACCACCAACTGGCCATTGGCACTCGTAGCACTTGTAACGGTGATTGTTGCCAGCATTTATGGTAAGGGCATCATCAAGATTATCCCTATCCTGCTGGGTGTGGTAGTAAGCTATAGCGTTGCCGTTGCAATGGGCGAGGTTGATTTTACTTCGCTGGGCGAGGCCGACTGGATTGGCTTGCCTTTCAGCAAGGAGCAGACCGCGCTGGCTGTGTGGGATAATATGGATACCACGTTCCTGATTTCTACTATCATCGCCATCATGCCTATCGCCATCGCTACCATCATGGAGCACATCGGTGATATGTGTGCTATCTCTTCTACTGTAGGTAAGGACTTCCTGAAGGAACCCGGTTTGCACCGTACGCTGATGGGCGACGGACTGGCTACTGCTTTTGCATCGCTGTTTGGTGCGCCTGCTAACACCACTTACGGCGAGAATACCGGTGTGCTGAACCTTACTAAGGTGTTCGACCCCGCTGTGATTCGTCTGGCTGCTGTCTTTGCCATCCTGCTGTCGTTCTGTCCTAAGTTCGCTTGCTTGATTGGCTTGATGCCTGCTGCTACCATCGGTGGTGTAAGCTTGATTCTCTACGGTATGATCTCGGCTGTGGGTGTTCGCAACCTGGTTGAGGATAGCGTAGATTTCAACTCTTCACGTAATGTGTTTGTGGCTGCTTTGATTCTGGTTATCGCCATCGGCGTGAAATACGGTGCCGACGATAACGTAAGCTTCGGTCCTATCCACTTCTCAGGCTTAGCCCTCTCGGCTATCGTAGGCGTAGGTCTTAACGCCGTCCTGCCTGGTAAGTTAGGCATGAAGATTAAGAGCGTTCACGGTAAGGAAAAGAAATAAAACCCAAGAATCACTTTCCCACGCAGAAGTTTTTAAAGATATTTCCTAAAACTTCGTTGGGGGTGATTTGACCGCCGGTGATTTCGGCGAGGGTGTCAAGGGCTTGGCGGAGATCTTCACTCAGAAGGTCTCCGCTAAGTTGCATTTGGAGACCGTCGATCACGCGCTGGATGTTGTCGTGAGCACGCACCAAAGCGTCGTAATGACGGGCGTTGGTAACAATGATATCGTTCTCGGTTAGGGCAGGAATATTAGCTGCCTCGTAGATGGCTTGCTCTAACTCTTCGATACCGGTACCAAACTTAGCACTGATGGTGATAAATGGGTAATTTAACAGATTGTAACTATTGTTATCCGCCTTATCGGCTTTATTTTTGATAACGATAAGCTTCTTATTTTCAGTGTGTTGTAGTATATCGTTAATTTCTTCTGTTGAAGGTTCTGCGTCAATCAGCCAAAGCACGATGCGGGCCTTGTCGATAGCGGCATATGTGCGGGTAATACCTATCTGTTCTACCTCGTCCTGGGTCTGTCGGATACCTGCTGTATCGATAAAGCGGAAGGTGATGCCGTTGATGTCGATGGTGTCCTCGATGGTATCACGGGTGGTACCATGAACGTCGCTCACAATAGCGCGATCATCCTTCAATAAGCGATTCAGAAGGGTAGATTTTCCCACGTTGGTCTTGCCCACAATGGCCACAGGGATACCTTGCTTAAGTGCCTGACCTGTTTCGAAACTTTTGGCCAAGCGGGTAATGTGATTGTCAATCGTTTTCGTTAAATCCATCAGCTCGCTGCGGTCGGCAAACTCCAAATCCTCGTGATCGGAGAAATCAAGCTCGAGCTCTAAGAGTGAGGTGAGCTTGAGCAGCTGTTCGCGCAGTTGGGCCAGCTTGGATGAAAAATGACCACGCAGCTGACTCATTGCTATCTGGTGGGTAGCCTGATTGGTTGAGGCTATCAGATCGGCTACAGCTTCGGCCTGCGAGAGGTCCATCTTGCCGTTCAGGTAGGCACGCTGGGTAAACTCACCTGGGCCCGCCTGGCGACAACCGTTGGCTATCAGCAAGGCTAATACCTTATTCAGGATATAACGTGAACCGTGACACGAAATCTCTGCGCTCTCTTCGCCCGTGTAAGAGTGGGGGGCACGGAATACGCTTACCAGAACCTCGTCGACAATCTCTTCGCCGTTCCTGATATGCCCATAATGAATGGTGTTGGGCTGGGCGTTTGTGAGGTCCTTGGTAAAT is a genomic window of Xylanibacter ruminicola 23 containing:
- a CDS encoding glycoside hydrolase family 2 TIM barrel-domain containing protein, yielding MKRIFFALMLALAVDGQAQTSRDWENPAVLGINKLPYHATLQLPSRWHECKEIVSLDGEWFFHWSRKPEERPVDFYAEHFDVSAWDKIKVPGNWQTQGFGTPIYTNIDYPFKRDRPSVTSEPPRDWTAYENRNPVGSYVTYINVTKAMLSQNLILHFGGVHSAMYVWLNGKQVGYSQNSMSPAEFDVTRYLHEGENKLAVEVYRWCDGSYLEDQDMWRLSGIFREVQLWVRPLVHIADYHVTAVPNRHFSQASVTADIAVCNSGRSVAKNMKAVLKLDGHTIDGALKTLGAGDTMHVKLSHLIDHPRLWSAEKPHLYPFSVELVDKKGNVVEHFDYHLGVKRVETVGEVFKINGKNVKLRGVNRHDHHPITGRYVDDTTYETDIRLMKQANINFLRTSHYPDREYLYELCDRWGLYVMDEANQESHGYGYANEEMGHDEAWKQAHVDRAESLVKRDFNHPCVILWSLGNEGGVGPNIQAMYDKVCEFDSTRLPFYDCHPRYSALHDFGYPAPDELRSEAIKETEKPLIAREYAHAMGNSVGNLQEYWDVIYADSSICGAAIWDWVDQGLVKKDGDKKFWAYGGDFGDKPNLDAFCINGLLAPDRTPHPHYYEVQHVYQPLQFVLQGDSIHIINRDSFTDVSEYDITCDTIVIDGERLLNVAAHLRQDMPWAQKGFVVASEQFVLSPYVFPKPVVTPSDSLVAGNGITIRGNALTSWMIDGREVLQAPLEPYFWKPENDNQHAAGFAGRVAMWKEVKDVKVRYTVLNERSILVDVDYQPTETNRPIIPKLGMRMRLAADMTNIAYYGRGPWENYPDRKRSAFLGLYQMPLSQFETEYIRPQDNGCRTDVRWFSISNGSNTLRIDGLQPLCIRAWDYGEENLEAARHPYEIQRGQFVNLNIDLNIHGVGGIDTWGRRTLPQYTIDGNKPYHYAFILTCI
- a CDS encoding uracil-xanthine permease family protein gives rise to the protein MNQIEEKEGIFDARELGMPKYIILGVQHLFAMFGATVLVPVLTGLSVSSTLLFAGIGTLVFHAISKFKVPAFLGSSFAFLGGYLSVKALGVEQGMSETLALDYACIGVLFAGLCYFVMAGLIKSFGIERVLHFFPPLVTGPMIIAIGLVLSGSAIQNCTTNWPLALVALVTVIVASIYGKGIIKIIPILLGVVVSYSVAVAMGEVDFTSLGEADWIGLPFSKEQTALAVWDNMDTTFLISTIIAIMPIAIATIMEHIGDMCAISSTVGKDFLKEPGLHRTLMGDGLATAFASLFGAPANTTYGENTGVLNLTKVFDPAVIRLAAVFAILLSFCPKFACLIGLMPAATIGGVSLILYGMISAVGVRNLVEDSVDFNSSRNVFVAALILVIAIGVKYGADDNVSFGPIHFSGLALSAIVGVGLNAVLPGKLGMKIKSVHGKEKK
- the mnmE gene encoding tRNA uridine-5-carboxymethylaminomethyl(34) synthesis GTPase MnmE; this encodes MSVDTICALATAPGGAIGIVRISGNETLEILSRVFTKDLTNAQPNTIHYGHIRNGEEIVDEVLVSVFRAPHSYTGEESAEISCHGSRYILNKVLALLIANGCRQAGPGEFTQRAYLNGKMDLSQAEAVADLIASTNQATHQIAMSQLRGHFSSKLAQLREQLLKLTSLLELELDFSDHEDLEFADRSELMDLTKTIDNHITRLAKSFETGQALKQGIPVAIVGKTNVGKSTLLNRLLKDDRAIVSDVHGTTRDTIEDTIDINGITFRFIDTAGIRQTQDEVEQIGITRTYAAIDKARIVLWLIDAEPSTEEINDILQHTENKKLIVIKNKADKADNNSYNLLNYPFITISAKFGTGIEELEQAIYEAANIPALTENDIIVTNARHYDALVRAHDNIQRVIDGLQMQLSGDLLSEDLRQALDTLAEITGGQITPNEVLGNIFKNFCVGK